The Paenibacillus uliginis N3/975 genome has a window encoding:
- a CDS encoding IS3 family transposase yields MDLYQAIQELHAEKGYAITKLCEIAGIARSAYYKWLKWKPSTRELEILSLAKEVKLRYDKRKGVLGYRQIRTQLNRKLKRNYNKKRYYRIMRALGLKSVIRKKRPNYVRASEIHVAENVMNREFQADAPNMKWCTDVTELKYGNGRKAYLSAIVDVYDNSIVSWVLSHSNNNKLVMDTVKKAYGRNPGVTPLLHSDRGFQYTSHEYSRLQVKYGFTKSMSRVSRCLDNQPIERFWGTLKAESFYLTKHETYDDVLEDVRNYIRYYNNYRYTERLNGLSPNEYRRAA; encoded by the coding sequence GTGGACTTGTACCAAGCTATCCAAGAACTGCACGCTGAGAAAGGTTATGCCATCACGAAGCTGTGTGAGATAGCCGGAATCGCTCGATCTGCCTATTATAAATGGCTGAAATGGAAGCCATCCACCCGGGAACTTGAAATTCTTTCGCTCGCTAAGGAAGTGAAACTTCGCTATGACAAGCGAAAGGGGGTTCTTGGCTATCGTCAAATCCGCACACAATTAAACCGTAAACTCAAAAGGAATTACAACAAAAAGCGTTATTATCGAATTATGCGTGCTCTTGGATTGAAATCGGTGATTCGCAAGAAACGACCGAACTACGTGAGAGCCTCTGAAATCCATGTAGCTGAAAATGTAATGAATCGTGAATTTCAAGCAGATGCTCCTAATATGAAGTGGTGCACAGACGTAACAGAATTGAAGTATGGGAATGGTCGTAAAGCCTATCTGAGCGCTATCGTTGATGTATACGATAACTCCATCGTTTCATGGGTTCTAAGCCACTCCAACAATAATAAACTCGTTATGGATACGGTGAAGAAAGCTTACGGGAGGAACCCGGGGGTGACTCCACTTCTCCATAGCGATAGAGGCTTCCAATATACCTCACATGAGTACAGTCGACTTCAGGTTAAGTACGGTTTTACTAAAAGTATGTCTCGTGTGAGCCGATGCCTGGATAACCAACCCATTGAACGATTTTGGGGTACATTGAAGGCAGAAAGCTTTTATCTGACGAAACACGAAACCTATGATGACGTCCTCGAAGACGTGAGAAATTATATCCGCTACTACAACAATTACCGCTATACAGAGCGATTAAATGGCTTGTCTCCCAACGAGTATCGACGAGCTGCTTAA
- a CDS encoding serine hydrolase domain-containing protein, with translation MKKRLSWLLSVTLVLMLLIPTAAMASTGSNVTVSNQGLEKIASEKATLLTEKYGTVSVQYALIDNGKITVSGQAGHNDMEGKKPLTKDTMYGIGSTSKVFTTAAVMKLVDEGKINLDTPVVEYIADFKMKDERYKKITPRMLLNHSSGLQGSSLRGAFLFDDNDKSAHDTLLQQLSTQSLKADPGAFSVYCNDGFTLAEILVERVSGKDFTAFIHQYFTKALEMNHTKTSQDVLEADKMAGLYYPTYEGQLPNETVNVIGTGGIYSTAEDLVRFSQIFTGQVDGILSDKSVRAMEQEEYKKGLWPKEADNSFDYGLGWDSVRLFPFNDYGMKGLVKGGDTILYHASLVVLPEQDMAAAVLSSGGSSSTNELLANELLLQAMKEKGTIKEIKAEKSFGKPVKASMPEDVMKHAGYYGASNQQLQVVVNKNGELSLSNPLVPNTPEQKFVYTSDGSFVNEDGGSKLSFVKEKNGRTYLWAREYLTVPGLGQMALSHYTAEKLEEHTLSPETAEAWAKREGKTYYPVNEKYTSLMYLIMKPTMQIDRTDDLPGYLLDKKITSPITAASELQIPAMGGRDLFELRFDTKDGVEYLEASGSLYVSEEQVKPLYKGKQSSVNLNSDGHAKWYTVPAATVGKTMTVEMPAKGAFAVYDEQGVCVNYTVVSGKNEVKLPENGTIVFAGAAGSTFGITLK, from the coding sequence ATGAAGAAAAGGTTATCATGGTTGTTATCTGTCACACTGGTGCTGATGCTACTCATTCCTACAGCAGCAATGGCATCCACTGGCAGTAATGTTACAGTCTCGAATCAAGGACTGGAGAAGATTGCTTCAGAGAAAGCGACGCTGCTTACCGAAAAATATGGTACGGTAAGCGTCCAGTATGCGCTGATCGACAACGGCAAGATAACGGTGTCAGGTCAGGCTGGCCATAACGATATGGAAGGGAAGAAGCCGCTTACCAAAGATACGATGTATGGCATCGGATCGACGAGTAAAGTGTTTACGACCGCTGCCGTAATGAAATTGGTAGACGAAGGGAAGATCAATCTGGATACTCCCGTAGTCGAGTACATAGCTGACTTCAAAATGAAAGATGAACGATACAAGAAAATTACCCCACGCATGTTGTTGAACCATTCTTCAGGGTTGCAAGGGTCCAGCCTTCGAGGTGCCTTTTTGTTCGATGATAATGACAAGAGTGCGCATGATACGCTGCTGCAACAATTGTCCACCCAGAGCTTGAAGGCAGACCCGGGGGCGTTCTCCGTCTATTGCAACGATGGATTTACGCTGGCTGAGATTCTTGTAGAGAGAGTAAGTGGTAAGGATTTTACTGCATTCATTCATCAATATTTTACCAAAGCATTAGAAATGAACCATACGAAGACATCGCAGGATGTATTGGAAGCAGACAAGATGGCTGGTCTTTATTATCCTACTTATGAAGGACAGCTTCCGAACGAGACTGTCAACGTGATTGGAACGGGTGGAATCTATTCCACTGCTGAGGATCTGGTTCGATTCTCGCAAATATTTACGGGACAAGTAGACGGTATCCTCTCCGACAAGTCAGTACGTGCGATGGAGCAGGAAGAATATAAAAAGGGCTTGTGGCCGAAAGAAGCGGATAATTCGTTTGATTACGGGCTTGGGTGGGACAGTGTGAGACTGTTTCCGTTCAATGACTATGGAATGAAGGGTCTCGTCAAAGGCGGGGACACTATTTTGTATCATGCTTCTCTTGTCGTGCTTCCGGAGCAGGATATGGCTGCTGCCGTGCTATCATCGGGCGGTTCCAGCTCAACGAATGAGTTGCTTGCGAACGAGCTGCTGCTTCAAGCAATGAAGGAGAAGGGTACAATAAAAGAGATCAAGGCAGAGAAGTCGTTCGGTAAGCCAGTCAAGGCTTCCATGCCTGAAGACGTCATGAAACACGCTGGCTATTATGGTGCTTCGAATCAACAGCTCCAGGTTGTGGTCAATAAGAATGGAGAACTGTCCTTATCTAATCCGCTCGTACCAAACACTCCGGAACAGAAGTTTGTATATACTTCAGACGGGAGCTTTGTCAACGAGGATGGTGGATCAAAACTCAGCTTCGTGAAGGAGAAGAATGGACGCACCTACTTATGGGCTAGAGAATATTTGACCGTTCCGGGTCTCGGACAAATGGCTTTGTCACACTATACGGCCGAGAAGCTGGAAGAACATACGTTATCTCCAGAGACTGCTGAAGCTTGGGCGAAGCGGGAAGGCAAAACGTATTATCCTGTGAACGAGAAATATACTTCTCTCATGTATCTCATTATGAAACCTACAATGCAGATTGACCGCACGGACGATCTCCCGGGTTATCTGCTCGACAAGAAAATTACAAGCCCTATTACAGCAGCGAGCGAGCTTCAAATTCCGGCGATGGGAGGACGGGATTTGTTTGAACTCCGTTTCGACACAAAGGATGGAGTCGAGTACCTTGAGGCTTCCGGAAGCTTGTATGTAAGCGAGGAGCAAGTAAAGCCCCTTTATAAGGGGAAACAGTCCTCGGTCAATCTGAATAGTGATGGGCATGCCAAATGGTATACCGTTCCTGCAGCGACTGTCGGTAAGACGATGACCGTTGAGATGCCGGCAAAAGGTGCCTTTGCGGTATATGATGAGCAGGGAGTATGTGTGAACTACACTGTCGTCAGTGGCAAAAACGAAGTGAAGCTGCCTGAGAATGGAACGATCGTATTTGCCGGTGCGGCAGGGTCAACATTCGGCATTACTTTGAAGTAG
- a CDS encoding helix-turn-helix domain-containing protein has translation MMSKRNPISFDVKLRIVKRCLQHETTPSYEAKQLGVDKNTVKDWIRKYRADGYEGLKKSRGCKAYSKELKLAAIRDVLSGNHSIREATKKYHISSKSVLTGWISKYTCREEIKPTRKGKGLSHMNKGRKTTFEERIEIAQYTIANDLDYQKSMEKYNVSYTQVYSWVQKYKSGGEESLKDNRGRKKPVEELDDHERLKLRIKELEARNEYLEMENALAKKLAEIKRRNSR, from the coding sequence ATGATGTCCAAAAGGAATCCAATTTCTTTTGATGTAAAGTTACGTATCGTAAAGCGATGCCTTCAGCATGAGACGACCCCTAGTTATGAAGCCAAGCAGTTGGGGGTAGATAAAAACACGGTTAAAGATTGGATAAGGAAATATAGAGCAGATGGTTATGAAGGATTAAAGAAATCCAGAGGATGTAAAGCATACTCAAAGGAACTGAAGCTTGCTGCCATCAGGGATGTTTTATCCGGAAATCATTCTATACGAGAGGCGACAAAGAAGTATCATATTTCGAGTAAAAGTGTTTTGACGGGATGGATTTCCAAGTATACTTGTAGGGAAGAAATAAAACCTACTCGTAAAGGAAAAGGACTATCTCATATGAATAAAGGACGTAAAACCACTTTCGAAGAACGCATTGAAATCGCGCAGTATACGATCGCCAATGATTTGGATTATCAGAAATCCATGGAAAAATATAATGTTTCTTATACCCAGGTCTACTCATGGGTGCAAAAATATAAATCTGGCGGCGAGGAGTCTCTCAAGGACAATCGTGGTCGCAAAAAGCCTGTAGAAGAGCTAGATGACCATGAACGACTCAAGCTTCGGATCAAAGAACTGGAAGCACGGAACGAATATTTAGAAATGGAGAACGCCCTCGCAAAAAAGTTGGCAGAGATCAAGCGACGAAATTCACGCTAA
- a CDS encoding acyltransferase, which produces MRKGTIRDNLSEIQLVRAMAIIGVLSVHATSFATIAMKESNFYLVYNFFNIFMKIGTPVFLFLSSFVLFYSYYSRPFDKKLIGNFYKKRLQFILVPYALFSVFYFLILHFTHYRDRSLEETIEKFVVQLFTGKAYTHLYFIFISVQFYMMFPLFLWLFKRKPNLAKWAIPAGFVMQYAFIILNKYYLFTGRPSSWALHYMSYFMLGAVLGIYYPKLKVWFQIQKENVTASRLTGWIVLWAIWLSASLGHVYIYHTSRLYGAKYDSLLYHFLWNIQTITAGLVAIQLSHILLRHAWPWLTRFMTRLGEVSFGIYLIHPYFLFIYRRFPPETGFSPLIHLWYLGGFVLALAASWIVVSLTVRWLPMSWVIFGKVPPAKRKSRVVSETVAST; this is translated from the coding sequence ATGAGAAAAGGAACCATTAGAGACAATCTGTCAGAAATTCAGCTGGTTAGGGCAATGGCGATCATCGGTGTTCTGTCTGTGCACGCTACATCGTTCGCAACGATTGCGATGAAAGAATCGAATTTTTATTTAGTGTACAATTTTTTTAACATTTTCATGAAGATAGGTACACCGGTATTTTTGTTCTTGAGCAGCTTCGTGTTGTTCTATAGTTATTATTCTCGTCCGTTCGACAAGAAGTTGATCGGTAACTTTTATAAAAAGAGATTACAATTTATTTTAGTTCCGTATGCATTGTTTTCGGTGTTTTACTTTCTAATATTACATTTTACGCATTATCGAGATCGTTCACTGGAAGAGACCATAGAGAAGTTTGTGGTTCAGCTATTTACAGGCAAAGCCTATACGCACTTGTATTTTATATTCATTAGTGTTCAATTTTATATGATGTTTCCGTTATTTTTATGGCTATTCAAACGTAAGCCTAATCTTGCAAAATGGGCCATACCTGCAGGATTTGTGATGCAATATGCCTTTATCATTCTGAATAAATATTACTTATTTACTGGAAGACCTAGTAGTTGGGCATTGCACTACATGTCTTACTTTATGCTTGGGGCAGTTCTAGGAATCTATTATCCGAAGTTGAAGGTATGGTTCCAGATCCAAAAGGAAAATGTGACGGCATCCCGCCTCACTGGTTGGATTGTGTTGTGGGCGATATGGCTGTCGGCATCTCTTGGACATGTTTACATTTATCATACTTCCCGCTTGTATGGTGCGAAGTATGATTCTCTGTTGTACCACTTTCTCTGGAATATACAGACGATTACGGCAGGACTTGTGGCCATTCAGTTATCTCATATATTGCTCCGGCATGCATGGCCGTGGCTAACGAGATTTATGACAAGGCTTGGAGAGGTGTCGTTCGGTATTTATCTCATTCATCCGTATTTTTTGTTTATCTACCGGAGATTCCCGCCGGAGACAGGCTTCTCACCTCTCATTCATCTGTGGTACTTGGGAGGATTCGTGCTTGCCCTTGCAGCGTCCTGGATTGTCGTATCTTTGACCGTGCGCTGGCTGCCGATGTCTTGGGTCATATTTGGCAAAGTTCCTCCTGCGAAGCGGAAATCACGCGTCGTATCTGAAACAGTAGCCTCTACTTAG
- a CDS encoding ring-cleaving dioxygenase — MNGLKGIHHVTAITSSAEKNYEFFTYVLGMRLVKKTVNQDDIQTYHLFFADDKGSAGTDMTFFDFPGIPKGMHGTDEISKTSFRVPSDAALDYWVKRFDRLNVKHHGIKELFGKKTLSFVDFDDQHYQLISDEHNEGVASGTPWQNGPVPLEYAITGLGPVFVRVSNFENFKEIMEKVLLFNEIDKAGSLHLFEVGEGGNGAQVIVEYNAVLPRARQGFGTVHHAAFRVEDRSVLKEWINRLDSFQLHNSGYVDRYFFESLYARVAPQILFEFATDGPGFMGDEPYETLGEKLSLPPFLEPQREEIESMVRPIDTVRSKKTLVKE, encoded by the coding sequence ATGAATGGATTAAAAGGAATACACCATGTAACAGCAATCACCAGCAGTGCGGAGAAAAACTATGAATTTTTCACCTATGTTCTCGGCATGAGGCTGGTCAAGAAGACCGTAAACCAGGATGATATACAGACGTATCATTTATTCTTCGCTGATGATAAGGGTAGTGCAGGTACAGATATGACGTTTTTTGACTTCCCGGGCATTCCGAAGGGGATGCATGGTACCGATGAGATATCCAAGACTTCGTTCCGTGTGCCAAGTGATGCCGCATTGGATTATTGGGTGAAGCGATTTGACCGACTGAATGTTAAGCACCATGGGATTAAAGAGCTATTTGGGAAAAAGACGCTGTCCTTCGTTGATTTCGATGACCAGCATTACCAGCTCATCTCGGATGAACACAATGAAGGTGTAGCGTCCGGTACGCCATGGCAGAATGGGCCGGTGCCTTTAGAGTATGCGATTACGGGATTAGGCCCAGTCTTCGTACGGGTGTCCAATTTTGAGAACTTCAAAGAAATCATGGAGAAAGTGCTGTTGTTTAACGAGATCGACAAAGCGGGCTCCCTCCATCTGTTCGAGGTAGGTGAAGGGGGCAACGGGGCGCAGGTCATCGTTGAATATAATGCTGTTCTTCCTAGGGCACGGCAGGGCTTTGGTACGGTTCACCATGCAGCCTTCCGCGTGGAAGACCGATCTGTACTGAAGGAGTGGATTAATCGTCTGGACAGCTTCCAGCTTCATAACTCAGGATATGTAGACCGCTATTTCTTCGAATCATTGTATGCAAGAGTTGCGCCGCAAATATTGTTTGAGTTCGCTACCGATGGACCAGGATTTATGGGGGATGAACCCTATGAAACGCTTGGCGAGAAATTATCCCTGCCGCCATTCCTGGAACCGCAGCGGGAGGAGATTGAGAGTATGGTGCGTCCGATTGATACGGTGCGCAGTAAGAAAACATTAGTGAAGGAATAA
- a CDS encoding SitI3 family protein, producing the protein MFYILYIGTDYAFDELKKMLEDHLVHTVEDGEILRTSSEELVISWDWATLSIKEGGQGLRFTSEDYEMELRYSFWFEILSENADWAERLMSFTGHMLSQFKGDCVLESNGDTPILIRRNNRIVVDDKKLKGTRRFPFHALNQNFVEGDIERV; encoded by the coding sequence ATGTTTTATATTCTTTATATAGGAACAGATTATGCATTTGATGAACTCAAAAAAATGCTAGAAGATCATCTTGTTCATACTGTTGAGGATGGGGAAATACTTAGAACTTCATCAGAGGAACTCGTCATATCTTGGGATTGGGCTACGCTTAGCATTAAAGAGGGGGGGCAAGGGCTTCGGTTTACGAGTGAAGATTATGAAATGGAGCTTAGATACAGCTTTTGGTTTGAAATCCTGTCTGAGAATGCGGATTGGGCAGAACGGTTAATGTCGTTTACAGGCCATATGCTTAGTCAATTTAAAGGGGATTGTGTATTGGAATCGAATGGAGACACTCCAATCCTAATAAGAAGGAACAATCGGATCGTCGTTGACGATAAGAAGCTGAAAGGAACGAGGAGGTTTCCATTTCATGCATTGAATCAAAATTTTGTAGAAGGAGATATAGAGAGGGTTTAG
- a CDS encoding aldo/keto reductase has product MTNPANQAFTDGPTLHDGIRMPWLGLGVYKTQEGEEVIQSVKSAIAAGYRSIDTAAIYGNEEGVGQAISECGVPREELFITTKVWNEDQGYESTLKAFETSRKKLGLDMLDLYLVHWPGKDKYKETWKALIHLQKEGLVRSIGVSNFHIHHLRDIIEDSGVVPTVNQVELHPLNNQKELLQYARENNIVLEAWSPLMQGHLDQPVIAKIAEKYGKSAAQVVLRWDLQNGIIVIPKSVKEHRIRENADIFDFELSAEEMSAIDGLNENKRFGPNPDEFLF; this is encoded by the coding sequence ATGACAAATCCGGCAAATCAAGCTTTTACCGATGGGCCTACGCTGCATGACGGCATCAGAATGCCTTGGCTGGGCCTCGGCGTATACAAGACCCAAGAAGGCGAAGAAGTCATTCAATCCGTAAAATCGGCCATTGCAGCCGGCTACCGCAGCATCGATACAGCGGCGATATATGGCAATGAGGAAGGCGTGGGACAAGCCATCAGCGAGTGCGGCGTGCCCCGTGAAGAGTTGTTTATTACAACGAAAGTATGGAATGAAGACCAAGGCTATGAATCAACGCTTAAGGCGTTTGAAACAAGCCGCAAGAAGCTTGGACTCGACATGCTCGATCTGTACCTCGTTCACTGGCCTGGTAAAGATAAATATAAAGAAACGTGGAAGGCACTGATTCATCTACAAAAAGAAGGTCTCGTGCGCTCCATCGGTGTCAGCAACTTCCACATTCACCACCTGCGTGACATTATTGAAGATTCCGGTGTGGTACCAACCGTTAACCAGGTGGAATTGCATCCTCTGAACAACCAGAAGGAACTGCTTCAATACGCGCGTGAGAACAACATTGTTCTGGAAGCATGGAGCCCGTTGATGCAAGGCCATCTGGATCAACCGGTTATTGCTAAAATCGCTGAGAAATACGGCAAATCGGCAGCGCAAGTTGTGCTCCGCTGGGATCTCCAGAATGGTATCATCGTAATTCCGAAGTCCGTGAAGGAGCACCGTATCCGTGAAAATGCCGATATTTTCGATTTCGAGCTGTCAGCTGAGGAGATGTCAGCGATTGACGGTCTGAACGAGAACAAGCGCTTTGGCCCGAACCCGGATGAGTTCCTGTTCTAG